Proteins found in one candidate division TA06 bacterium genomic segment:
- a CDS encoding DEAD/DEAH box helicase family protein — MTQVNSNNIRQPSKTYLANRLRSAVASWRDSNYQNATLTTRRLLQYWFSEDHIAFGEPFSYWTCQREAIETLIYTYEVLKKRNFIDLARDFGDGPIMGYDPSFDQYPLYAFKMATGSGKTFVMALGIVWQYFNHQYEKSPDYTSKFLLIAGEKNVIYDRLCRDYVGGKIFKQLPLIPPEWEDDFNLTVITKEDPIHTVPEGVLFLTNIQQLEKREGKRKETDQFVDEVMALPEVKDVHDIYQENRIKAVLELCPDIAILKDEAHHIYSVEKEWKKILLNLHKKLKKVHGRGINMELDFSATPRNENGALFPWIISDFTLREAIEQNIVKRPLRGIVKKAEEIASKKAVERYRAWIDAGIRRWREYRKALIPLDKKPVIFFQCSSNEEADEIFYYVNNVADLKNKTLLIHTDSTGEIKKESIPQAREFAKTIDSNENPHSAIVSTMMLNEGWDVRNVNVIVGLRPYGGHRNVLAEQVIGRGLRKMFPNEPASTDPNQSAINILEVIGPPGLTQILEELEQLEGIKIAEFETGKNLNLTTIFANEKKLEYDIELPILSPRIVIREFNADDLDIDEVKSLGVPLENKVLETEYVAVDMLKGVEVVKRTWGLPVPQDTKSVIAYYTDLILKQLRINGAFATFYPLVKQYVSARLFQTPVELEDPRVLYALSAADTQKKMVDAFVEAFKNISYVEREPEPTDTIKLSDTPPFVWQLNVYPANKCIFNYAPCDNAYEVDFAKFLDQAEDVKAFCKLPGKVGFFIEYQDKESSRRMYYPDFIVLTTGNEHVLVETKGLEDVNVQFKDARAVQWCQDAEKNTGNKWRFVRVDQKVFEQYPYNKFREIMAPRDDKETRLPF; from the coding sequence ATGACCCAAGTGAACAGCAATAATATACGCCAGCCTTCAAAAACCTACCTCGCCAACCGCCTGCGTTCCGCCGTTGCCTCCTGGCGCGATAGCAACTACCAGAACGCCACGCTCACGACCCGGCGCCTTCTGCAATACTGGTTCTCCGAAGACCACATAGCCTTTGGCGAACCCTTTTCCTATTGGACCTGCCAGCGCGAGGCCATAGAGACCCTGATCTACACCTACGAAGTCCTTAAAAAACGCAACTTCATAGACCTGGCCCGCGATTTCGGCGACGGGCCGATCATGGGCTATGACCCCTCTTTTGACCAATACCCGCTCTACGCCTTTAAAATGGCCACCGGAAGCGGCAAGACATTCGTCATGGCCCTGGGCATCGTCTGGCAGTACTTCAACCACCAATACGAAAAGTCCCCAGACTATACCTCAAAGTTCCTGCTGATAGCCGGGGAGAAGAACGTGATCTACGACCGGCTGTGCCGGGATTACGTGGGCGGCAAGATATTCAAACAACTGCCCCTGATCCCGCCGGAGTGGGAGGACGATTTCAATTTAACCGTCATAACCAAGGAAGACCCCATTCACACCGTGCCGGAAGGGGTTTTGTTCCTGACCAACATCCAGCAACTGGAAAAGCGGGAGGGCAAACGCAAGGAGACCGACCAGTTTGTGGACGAGGTGATGGCCCTGCCCGAGGTCAAAGATGTGCACGACATCTACCAGGAGAACCGGATCAAGGCCGTGCTGGAACTCTGCCCCGATATCGCCATTCTAAAGGACGAGGCCCACCATATCTACAGCGTGGAGAAGGAATGGAAGAAGATACTGCTGAATCTCCATAAAAAGCTCAAAAAGGTCCACGGCCGGGGCATAAACATGGAGCTGGACTTTTCGGCCACCCCCCGCAACGAGAACGGGGCTCTTTTCCCCTGGATCATCTCCGACTTCACCCTAAGGGAAGCCATAGAACAGAACATAGTCAAGCGGCCCTTGCGGGGCATTGTCAAAAAGGCCGAGGAGATAGCCTCCAAAAAGGCGGTGGAGCGTTACCGGGCCTGGATAGACGCCGGGATAAGACGCTGGCGGGAATACCGCAAGGCGCTCATTCCATTGGATAAGAAACCGGTGATATTCTTCCAGTGCTCCAGTAACGAAGAGGCCGACGAGATATTTTACTATGTCAACAATGTGGCCGATCTGAAGAACAAGACCCTTCTGATCCACACCGACAGCACCGGAGAGATCAAGAAGGAATCCATCCCCCAGGCCCGGGAATTTGCCAAAACCATTGACTCCAATGAAAACCCCCACAGCGCCATCGTCAGCACCATGATGCTTAACGAGGGCTGGGACGTCCGCAATGTCAACGTCATAGTGGGCTTAAGGCCCTACGGCGGCCACAGGAACGTGCTGGCCGAACAGGTGATCGGCCGGGGCTTAAGAAAAATGTTCCCCAACGAACCGGCCAGCACCGACCCCAACCAGTCGGCCATCAATATTTTGGAGGTCATCGGGCCTCCGGGCCTGACCCAGATACTGGAAGAACTGGAACAGCTGGAGGGGATAAAGATAGCCGAATTTGAGACCGGCAAAAACCTGAACCTGACCACCATCTTTGCCAATGAGAAAAAACTGGAATACGACATAGAACTGCCCATATTAAGCCCCAGAATTGTCATCCGTGAATTCAATGCCGACGATCTGGACATTGACGAGGTCAAATCATTAGGCGTTCCATTGGAAAACAAAGTGCTTGAGACCGAATACGTGGCGGTGGACATGCTAAAAGGGGTGGAGGTGGTCAAACGCACCTGGGGCCTGCCGGTGCCGCAGGACACCAAGTCGGTGATCGCCTATTACACCGACCTGATACTTAAGCAATTAAGGATAAACGGGGCCTTTGCCACGTTCTACCCCCTGGTAAAACAGTACGTAAGCGCCAGGCTGTTCCAAACCCCGGTTGAGTTGGAAGATCCCAGGGTGCTTTATGCCCTAAGCGCAGCCGACACCCAAAAGAAGATGGTGGACGCTTTTGTGGAAGCCTTCAAGAATATCTCATATGTTGAAAGGGAGCCGGAGCCGACGGATACAATAAAACTGTCCGACACACCGCCCTTTGTCTGGCAGTTGAATGTTTACCCGGCCAACAAGTGCATTTTCAATTATGCACCTTGCGATAACGCCTACGAGGTGGATTTTGCCAAATTCCTGGACCAGGCCGAGGATGTAAAAGCCTTCTGCAAACTGCCCGGCAAAGTCGGCTTTTTCATAGAATACCAGGACAAGGAAAGCAGCCGGCGCATGTATTACCCGGATTTCATAGTTCTTACAACTGGCAATGAGCATGTTTTGGTGGAAACCAAGGGGCTGGAGGATGTCAACGTCCAATTCAAGGACGCCCGGGCTGTTCAGTGGTGCCAGGACGCTGAGAAGAACACCGGCAACAAGTGGCGCTTTGTGCGGGTGGATCAGAAAGTGTTTGAGCAGTATCCGTATAATAAGTTCAGAGAGATAATGGCACCAAGAGATGACAAGGAAACCAGACTGCCGTTTTAA
- a CDS encoding AAA family ATPase, producing MSSIFDEILNKQNGAVFYRADLHIHTPFWHHFKKPTGINTNDAEWKKQYALEFVNKAIEKKLAIIGITEHNDVTWADLIINAAKGKPIKVFPGFEITTMSGSDGIHLLCLFNDDIGSEKLDGLISQFGLLPGNRFFPDNTPKAAEKDANSIIEEVKKNNGICIAAHMSSSNGLLAKTEGQIRINIFTNQELLAGEIPAEKNKLGKFESEAVLNKLDLYKRKFPIACLNSSDAKSLDEIGSKYTYIKMSSLTIEGLREAFLDWESRIRLSNEIPVQAPRYSKIIAAKWEGGFLNGIDIRFNDNLNCVIGGKGTGKSTIIETIRYAFDVKSTVDKIEEQNDDVLKNVFKSGSKISLLLETHEPSPRRYLLERTYPESPVVKDIESGEKTELRPKDIMGLEVYSQKEIYEISKDRAFQLKLLDRFIGNQTDGDKENIKQIKISLSKTKDDIKALLKLIQSDEEEIALLPSIEEKIKAYKTIGINDKLNEKRLYSKEEYILKQSSDKLNALKRIAGQFKNSIDLKIEISDDDKLPNYQLLKELESLLNSLQGAVDTNIANIAEAYDKTIASYNALNEKWNELNHKQNERYGETLRELQKTIKDVDPNELIKLEQRVGALRDKKKNCDKNKEKLVIVGKKRNDLLADLQDKRGQVFRKSNEIINAINDKLAGTLQIILKYQEDKSEFVRYIRQLKSGAREEQITKITSSVGFNILEFTNTVKSGPDALSKKYDIQPATAQSICKSLINDAMMEMELLEIPTVAFIELNLGTKENPIYRNIDNLSVGQKCTALLMLILLENPYPLVIDQPEDDLDNAFIVNDIVNRLRNEKERRQFIVVTHNANLPVLGDAELIVPLEASQNQANIKDGVVGSIDDNEMKEIVKNTLEGGNAAFEIRKQKYGI from the coding sequence ATGAGCAGTATATTTGATGAAATATTGAATAAGCAAAATGGTGCAGTATTTTACCGCGCTGATCTACATATACATACGCCTTTTTGGCACCACTTTAAAAAACCTACTGGTATAAATACTAATGACGCTGAATGGAAAAAACAATATGCTTTAGAATTTGTCAATAAAGCGATAGAAAAGAAATTGGCAATAATCGGTATAACTGAACATAACGATGTAACGTGGGCAGATTTAATAATAAACGCTGCCAAAGGGAAACCAATAAAAGTATTTCCAGGTTTTGAAATTACCACAATGAGTGGTTCGGATGGAATACATTTGCTATGCTTGTTTAATGATGATATTGGTTCGGAAAAGTTAGATGGTTTAATATCACAATTTGGATTATTGCCTGGGAATCGTTTTTTCCCCGACAATACACCAAAAGCAGCGGAAAAAGATGCAAATTCAATTATTGAAGAAGTTAAGAAAAATAATGGTATTTGTATTGCTGCACATATGTCCTCAAGTAATGGATTGTTGGCGAAAACGGAAGGACAGATCAGAATTAATATATTTACTAATCAAGAGCTTTTAGCTGGTGAAATACCAGCAGAGAAAAACAAACTTGGCAAATTCGAATCGGAAGCTGTTTTAAACAAATTAGATTTATATAAAAGGAAATTTCCCATTGCATGCCTAAATTCATCAGATGCAAAATCATTGGACGAGATAGGTAGCAAATATACATATATTAAAATGAGCTCACTTACAATAGAAGGTTTGAGGGAAGCATTTTTAGACTGGGAATCACGGATTCGATTAAGCAATGAAATACCAGTTCAGGCACCTAGATACTCAAAGATAATAGCTGCAAAATGGGAAGGTGGCTTTTTGAATGGCATAGATATAAGGTTTAACGATAATTTAAACTGTGTTATTGGCGGGAAAGGGACAGGTAAATCTACGATAATAGAAACAATAAGATACGCTTTTGATGTTAAATCTACAGTTGATAAAATTGAAGAACAAAATGATGATGTTTTGAAAAATGTTTTTAAAAGTGGTTCTAAAATATCACTATTATTGGAAACCCATGAACCCAGCCCAAGGAGGTATTTGCTTGAAAGAACATACCCGGAATCACCCGTAGTTAAAGATATTGAAAGTGGTGAAAAAACAGAATTGCGGCCCAAAGATATTATGGGTCTTGAGGTGTATAGTCAAAAAGAAATATATGAAATATCAAAGGATAGAGCATTTCAATTAAAATTATTAGATAGATTTATTGGCAATCAAACAGATGGGGATAAAGAAAATATAAAACAAATAAAAATTAGTTTATCAAAAACAAAAGATGATATAAAGGCATTACTAAAATTAATACAAAGCGATGAAGAAGAAATAGCGTTGTTGCCATCTATTGAGGAAAAGATTAAAGCATATAAAACAATAGGAATAAATGATAAGCTTAATGAGAAAAGATTATATTCAAAAGAAGAATATATACTAAAACAGAGCAGTGATAAATTAAATGCATTAAAAAGAATTGCAGGACAGTTTAAAAACAGTATTGATTTGAAAATAGAAATAAGTGATGATGACAAACTACCAAATTATCAGTTGTTAAAAGAATTAGAAAGTCTTTTAAATTCACTCCAAGGTGCAGTTGACACAAATATTGCCAATATTGCGGAGGCATATGACAAGACAATTGCCTCATATAATGCATTAAATGAAAAATGGAATGAATTGAATCACAAGCAAAATGAAAGATATGGCGAAACATTAAGGGAATTGCAAAAGACAATCAAAGATGTTGATCCCAACGAATTGATTAAACTTGAACAGCGTGTTGGTGCATTGCGAGATAAGAAAAAGAATTGTGACAAGAACAAAGAAAAGTTAGTAATTGTTGGGAAAAAGAGAAATGATCTATTAGCAGATTTGCAAGATAAAAGGGGGCAGGTATTTAGAAAGAGTAATGAGATAATCAATGCTATCAATGATAAATTAGCGGGAACTTTGCAAATAATATTGAAATATCAAGAAGACAAGAGTGAATTCGTAAGATATATAAGGCAGTTGAAATCGGGTGCAAGAGAAGAGCAAATAACTAAAATAACGTCTAGTGTCGGGTTTAATATATTGGAATTTACTAATACCGTAAAATCTGGACCAGATGCACTCTCGAAAAAATATGATATACAGCCTGCAACTGCACAATCAATATGTAAAAGTCTTATTAATGATGCAATGATGGAAATGGAGCTGCTTGAAATTCCTACTGTAGCTTTTATAGAATTGAATTTAGGGACAAAAGAAAACCCAATATACAGAAATATTGATAATTTATCGGTAGGCCAAAAATGCACAGCGTTATTAATGTTGATATTACTTGAAAATCCATATCCATTAGTGATTGACCAGCCAGAAGATGATTTAGATAATGCGTTTATCGTAAATGATATTGTTAATAGGCTGAGGAATGAAAAAGAAAGACGACAATTCATCGTGGTTACACATAATGCGAATTTACCCGTATTGGGCGACGCTGAATTAATTGTACCATTAGAAGCGTCGCAAAATCAGGCGAATATTAAAGATGGCGTTGTTGGTTCAATAGATGACAACGAGATGAAAGAAATCGTAAAAAATACATTAGAGGGTGGTAACGCTGCTTTTGAAATAAGAAAACAGAAATATGGGATATAG
- a CDS encoding site-specific DNA-methyltransferase has translation MPNDKKYIELIWADKYDKLEKGEKMPIERPNLPFQVVETVNKPRQKDIEEGLFSQEQYYPEKDYPKGYPKDWKNKLIWGDNKLVMSSLLKQGWAGKINLIYIDPPFFTGSDFSVKTTVHGQELEKEPSIIEERAYKDTWSGGISSYLKYMYERLALMKDLLAENGSIYVHLDWHVGHYIKVMMDELFGYENFRNEITRQSVFSHSDAKQYGRNADLILFYSKTLDYYWETQYQPYDESYINSAFKNIENKTNRKYQLVSLTGAGSGPAKTFCGKKRTPPPGRHWAGTMGKTIDELEKEGRIIISKNDVPRVKYYLDELPGKVCQTIWTDVVDPQSQSDEKIYYDTQKPEKLLQRIISASSKPGDVVADFFCGSGTTLATAEKLGRRWVGSDLSKFAIQVTRKRLLGIHESKGVNSN, from the coding sequence ATGCCAAACGACAAAAAATACATCGAGCTGATCTGGGCCGACAAGTACGACAAGCTGGAGAAGGGCGAGAAGATGCCCATAGAACGGCCCAACCTGCCGTTCCAGGTGGTGGAGACAGTGAACAAGCCCCGCCAGAAGGACATTGAGGAAGGGCTGTTCAGCCAGGAGCAGTACTACCCGGAGAAGGATTACCCCAAGGGGTATCCCAAAGACTGGAAGAACAAGCTGATCTGGGGTGACAACAAGTTGGTGATGAGCTCGCTGTTGAAACAGGGCTGGGCCGGCAAGATCAATCTGATCTATATAGACCCGCCATTTTTTACCGGGTCCGATTTCTCGGTTAAGACCACGGTGCACGGCCAGGAGCTGGAGAAGGAGCCTTCCATTATTGAAGAGCGGGCCTACAAGGACACCTGGAGCGGGGGGATCTCGTCGTATTTGAAGTACATGTATGAACGGCTGGCGTTGATGAAGGATCTGCTGGCAGAGAATGGGAGTATTTACGTGCATTTGGACTGGCACGTGGGACATTACATAAAGGTAATGATGGACGAGTTGTTCGGATATGAGAACTTCAGAAACGAAATAACAAGGCAATCAGTTTTCAGCCATAGTGACGCAAAGCAATATGGCAGGAATGCGGATTTAATATTATTCTACAGTAAGACACTTGATTATTATTGGGAAACGCAATACCAACCTTATGATGAAAGCTATATTAATTCAGCCTTTAAGAATATTGAAAATAAAACTAACCGTAAGTACCAGTTGGTTTCACTTACTGGTGCAGGCTCGGGACCCGCTAAAACATTTTGTGGTAAGAAAAGAACACCACCACCAGGCCGACACTGGGCAGGCACTATGGGTAAAACCATTGATGAGTTGGAAAAAGAAGGGCGCATCATAATCTCGAAAAATGACGTACCAAGAGTTAAATATTATCTTGACGAGTTGCCTGGTAAAGTATGCCAAACAATATGGACAGATGTTGTTGATCCACAATCCCAATCCGATGAAAAAATATATTACGACACGCAAAAACCAGAAAAGCTATTACAGAGAATAATAAGTGCTTCGTCAAAACCCGGGGACGTAGTGGCCGACTTCTTCTGTGGCTCGGGCACCACGCTGGCAACCGCCGAGAAGCTGGGCCGGCGGTGGGTTGGTTCGGACCTTTCCAAGTTTGCAATACAGGTTACCAGGAAACGGCTGCTGGGGATACACGAGAGCAAGGGGGTAAATTCAAACTAA